The Nitrospirota bacterium DNA segment TTTCGCTGGGCACAACCGGAAGCGGGGGGTCGCTGATGGCGATTCCACTTCTGGTCTATGTCCTGGGGACGACAGCGCAGGAAGCCGCGAGTCTCTCGCTCGCGCTTGTCGCCGCTGCAGCTTGCATCGGCGCTATCGAATCTTTTCAGTCGGGCCTCGTCAAGATGAAGGCGGCGCTACTACTGAGCGGCACCGGTATGATCGGCGGGTGGGTGGGAGTCGCAGGGCACAGGTTTGTCCGGGAGGAAATCACGCTCCTGCTCTTCGGCCTGCTGATGATTGTGGCCGCCGGACAGATGTGGTGGCGCACGACCTTGCGGGAGGATCCTCAGGAGCGTAGCATCTGCGCGGATCTGTTTCCGCGAGCCTGCTGGGTGAAAGTGAGCGGGATTGGACTGGTGGTCGGCCTGTTGACCGGATTCTTCGGGGTTGGAGGAGGGTTTGTGATTGTGCCAGCCCTGACGCTGTGGCTCGGATTTCCGATGCGAGTGGCGGTGGGGACTTCCCTGCTGATCGTCACGCTCATTGCGTTGGCGGGAGTCGCTGCGCATGTCCGTCTC contains these protein-coding regions:
- a CDS encoding sulfite exporter TauE/SafE family protein; amino-acid sequence: MTGGELPILAVAAGGLVGFSLGTTGSGGSLMAIPLLVYVLGTTAQEAASLSLALVAAAACIGAIESFQSGLVKMKAALLLSGTGMIGGWVGVAGHRFVREEITLLLFGLLMIVAAGQMWWRTTLREDPQERSICADLFPRACWVKVSGIGLVVGLLTGFFGVGGGFVIVPALTLWLGFPMRVAVGTSLLIVTLIALAGVAAHVRLAPLDLRLLSFLIAGAVIGMLAGRQVSRTLSPTRLTRAFAVVAWAVAVILIGHNLWKINGGMS